ACTACATTTATAAATGTTGAAATTGTTAAAGATGTACCTCCGTACAAAGGTGCTGATGGTAGAATGTACGGTCCGTTCAAACAGGGTACCAATGTCCATCTTCCTGAGAAAGAGGCAAGGTTCCTCGTCAGGGCCGGATACGGTAGAGAAGTTTAAGAGGTGAGACCTTATGAAGATACCTAAAGAAATCAGAACCTATTGTCCGACCTGTAAAACCCATACGGTACACACCGTTAAACTGGCGCCGAAACGGTCTGGTGAAGGCCGCGCGTTGGCTGAAGGTAACAGACGTCATGCGCGGAAGATGAAGGGACACGGCGGTAAACGCGCCGGTAAGGTTACTGTTAAGAAGCTCGGTAAGAGACAGAAGATAATGTTGACCTGCACCGTATGCAAAAAGAAACACGAACGTGTGATAGGAACACGTACAAAAAGAAAACT
The sequence above is a segment of the Candidatus Micrarchaeota archaeon genome. Coding sequences within it:
- a CDS encoding 50S ribosomal protein L44e, which codes for MKIPKEIRTYCPTCKTHTVHTVKLAPKRSGEGRALAEGNRRHARKMKGHGGKRAGKVTVKKLGKRQKIMLTCTVCKKKHERVIGTRTKRKLEIIAK